The stretch of DNA AAGTCATTTAATAGCAATTTGCTTGGAAGAACTTGCAATTTCTAAACAAGCATATAGACTAACATACACCAATTCGAGAAGGCTCCTCACAGTGTAAAGGTATGAGGAAGGGTCAACATAAGCAAACATAGCCTTGCATATGCAAAGAGGCTGTTTCCAAATTTAAACCCATGGCCAGCTGGTCACCAAAGCACAACTTTACCGTTGTGCCAAGGCTCAGGCTCAAGAAACAAGcatttaatattaacaaaatataataacataatacGCAGCAACTACAGGATAAGTAAATATAGCAAGTAGCAACTGATAAGCAGTCAAGAACAGCAAGCAATTTACTACGATTCTTATTAGATACACTATAATATTCAACTGAAAAAATCCATTTGAATCTCAAACAAAAAGACCCTCACATCCTGTCTAAATCATAATTAAACTTAGCATTAGACTCATAAGCACGGGTGACTTAGAAAGATAGATAAATTACGCaacaaaataagtaattcatGCATACCCTTATGTAACCGCTTCTTACTAAACCTCGTATTGCAAAGAGCATTACTAGTTCCTTGTCCATCAGAATTTGCCATGCCATTAGGCACTACAGCAGTTTGGTTGGTGTGGCTTTCAAATGTAGTCCTAAccaattgattttttcttctcttgtagTAGCCATCAGAGAAGGCAGTTTGGCCATTGTCATCAGTGGAGACAGACACATCACACGAATTTGATGTTGCAACCAATTGATTTGTTTTGGGCTTTATATATACTATTCTCTTCGTATTCAAAGAAAGAGGATTGCCTTCGTTTACTTCAACTTGACTCTCCCCATTATCGGATGGAACAGGTTGGTTTTCTAGAATTTCACAATGCTTCAGTGCATCTTCAGAAGAGTTCTGtgcattattattaatttctataaatGTTTTAGGATCAGATACATTTTCACAGGAACCACCAGAAGGTTCTACCAATGAGGAAGATGTATTTTCCTCTGATTTGGTGTCAATTGGTAGTGGAGGTGTTCTCTGCCTCTGCCTCTGCTGAGAATATGTTGCTCCTGCTCTCAGGTACATTGGTTGATCTGTCACGTCAGCCCTGCTTTCAGATTTAGTGCTTTTTGATATTTCACCAAAGCCCGAAGAAGATGACTTATTAACAGAGGAGATTTGAGGTAGAGCAGGAACTGGGGTAGGTTTCCTTACAAGACTGTTTCCTTTACGAACATACGAGGTATTTTGAAAGTTCCCTTTCCTTTCCAGAATTGGCCTTTTGGGAGGAACTGTTCTTACTGAATTGATTCTAGGTACAGAAATAGGGGGATTATTACCTGTCCGATGCCAAGTTCGAGGCTTTGACACATGAGTTGAAGAGGCAGATGTCTTCGTCTCCGACTTCAAAAAGGTAAAAGAATGACCTGGAAAAGTTTTGGGAATGACACTACCTGACTGATTTTTGGTCCCACTCAACCCAAAACGATATGAATTTAGAGCCTGAGTTGTAACTTTGGAAGAAACTTGGGATGGTTCTgaaattgttttctttgttaTCATATTACTGTGTCCAAATGCACTATCTGACCTACTATTCTGTATCGTCTGATGTACCGACGAAGTATTTTCTTCAACCccacaaatattttcatcattgATAGCTGTGAATTCTAAAGACCTTCTATCCGGTACTTCAGATGCCATCCCTTGAGAAAAGATATCTGATAATGCGCCAGGTGCATCCACAATGAATTCGTCATTCGAATTACTTGTAGTGACTTCATCACCACTAGTTGGACAGGACATAAGGTTCTGCTGAGCAAGCAAATCATTCTTAACATTGAGATCATTAGGTTCCATGTCAGGTCTTGGTGACCTTTGCACAAAGTCTCTATATTGATAATTTCCCTTAACGGCCTGTAAATCAGTCTTTTCTCCCAATGTATTTCCAACACCTAAAACACCAATTTGAGTATTACTCACAAGCACAACCGGAGTAATGTTTTCTTTGCACTCACCTTCCAATGGTGAGAAGTGATCGTTTTGAAATGCCAAGTCCTCACATGGTGAAAAAGAGACTATGTCTGAGTGTTGTAATTCCGAATACTCGGAACTCATGGTTTCCCTATTTGCATCAGTAGAGTCAAAAGATCCTCCACTAAAAATATTGTCAGACATTTTGGTAATACTCTCTGAATAAGGCATTGACTGAACAGAAGACGGTATGCACATACCCATGCTTGACAAAGCAAATTCTTTCTGATGTTCTTGGTTATCATTGAGATTGACTGGAGTTTCCACATCAGATGTGGTGGTAACCACAATAACAGCACTGATTTCTGATTGACATTGAGTGAAATTTGGGTTAGCTGTGACTTTTTTCCTTTTAGAAGATGGTGAAACCTCATTTGCATCATCATTGTTGTTATTTGCAGCATAAAACTGAGTCTCTAAAAACTCCCCTTCCTCATGTAAAGCAGTAACCCCATCCAAACCAGTTATTGAGTCAACATCGTTTTGAACAGACTGATCTAAAACTATAGAAGCAGATGGATCTTTCGACATTAGACCCGTGCCTCCATCCACATTATTAGCAAGGCTAACAGGATTTACATGATCTGGAGATAAGGACTCCATCTCTGaactcaaaatatttaattgtgttctagcttttctcttttttatcttctttgtGTTCCCTTCACCAGATCCAGCTAAAATATTAGAATCTGGGAATGTTTTTTCTGTCTCACAATTCTCAGGGTGCATGGTGACATCACCATGGGCCAATTGGTTCCCAGCATCATGCATGATACCAGAGCCGTGAACAATACAATCTTCTAAATTAGATGATCCATTATCAGAGCCTTGCTTCAGTGCACTGGAATGTTGTAGGCAATCTAGACCATCTTGAATCCTAATTTTTCTTGAACTCGAAAAAGTATCGCtggtttttaatatttcatcCCCTGCATCTACAAGATTGTTATTCAGTGGGGATTGTACATTTGAATAATTCCCAACTGATAGAGACCCTTCATTCTGACTTAATTGCTTATTACCATAATCCATGTGATTGACTTCAGAAATAGTACTCCCACTTAAGAATTCAGTAACCGTGTCAGTACCTGGAACAGAATTATTTGCACCTAAACAATCGGAAGTATTTGCATTATCatgcataaaaataatatttccatTATCAAAGACATCATTATTAACATCTAAACAACCTGAATCACTCTTCTTATCTTCACTACTAGAAGCACGAGATggaaattttgaaatgtttcCATCTCTTTCAATTTCAAACCTGGATACTTCCCTATTATCAGAATCTTTGTCACTCTCACAATCTTGCGATGTGGAATCTGGCCCCAAACTCAGCTGCGGTAAACCTCCCTCTTTATCTTCTTTCAATACATTACCTTCCTTTGGCAAAGAATGTAAACAGTCTGGCACTTCCTCAACGATGTTGCTTTTCTCATCTGAATTAGCTTCAATTTTCTCAGGATTAGAGGCCGTTGACGAAACCAGTGCAGCACTCTCGACTTCCACGGTTCCAGGAAGCCTTTCTGCCGGCAGTGAATTCGGCACAGATGTCATAGAGTTTAAACAAGCTTTCCTCTTCACCATTCTCTTAACAATTCTCTTCTTCTTGACAACCGTTATGGTCGATTTACCAGAACAGACATTGCCAGCTTTAACTGAATTTGGCACCGCATTTTTCCCACGAGAATCATCAGCCTCCCTGGTGCGAGACCGAGAAGAACTATTCTTAACACTCTTCCGCACATTAACCTCCTTCCTCAAACCAGACCTATCATTCCCTTTGCAAGGCGACCTATTTAAATCCACAACCACAACGGAAGACATTCTATACGGCTGCTGCAAACCAGAGTAATAGCCATCAGAGCCCGAAACCCTTTTATTCTTCTCCCCAGAACCCAAATCCGAATCTAAAACCGGCGTCACATTCAAATCAGGAACAGACACTGAACTCGAAGGCGGCGCAACAATAGCCTTGGCCACCAGAGAATTGGACTCAAACGAGATATCAATCTCAACAGGGctcccttctctctcttccccCTTCACCCCATGAGCCAAATATGGCTCCTTTCCCCTGAAAAAGCCATTGCTACCTTCAGGTCCATAACCGGGGTACCGTAACTGCTCAACCTCACGGTTCCTATGATTAGGTTTAACAGTCTGAATCCTAAGAAGCGCGCTCTTCTTCTGCACCTGTTTCTTAGGAGGAGTACGTGCGAATTCATGACCACGCTCTCTACTATTCCCTCTACTATACCTATCCACATTATCAGAACCATGATAATATTTGTCACTGTTACTACCCTTGCTAACTAAATTAGAAGAAGACTCGTGCAACTCTCTtcccctctccctctccctctctctaTCACTCATCACCCACCTCTTGCTCTCCACCCGGGACCCTCTACCGGCCACGTCAGTGTCACATTCCACGCTGTACACGCGCACGTAGGGTGCTGGCTCTACGTCGCCCTGGCTAGGCGCGTGGTAGTCACCGCCGCCCCACGCGAGCGCCTCCCTGGGGTTTTGCTCGTAGGCATCCACCACGAGGCGGTCACGGCGCCCAGGGTCATAGCGGAGGGTTTCGATCGGGGGAGGCGGCGGCGGGGGagggcggtggtggtggtggtggaattCGCGATCGAAATCATCAGTTCTAGGGTTAGGGTTCCAGGGGATGGCGGTGGTGCGGCGAGGAAGGAGGTCGTAGGTGAGAGAACGTGAATCGTCTTCGAGGGTGCGGTGGGGGAGAGATGTGTGGTGGTTGAAAGAGaattgctgctgctgctgctgttggGGTTGGGGAGTGGAAGGGGTGTAGGGTTGCGACAGGGGAGCCGCGTGGAGGGTGCGGTGGTAGGAGAGAGGCGGCGGCGGCGCTGGCGGCGGCGGTGGGAGGTTgctatggtggtggtggtggtgatgcgATTGAGGGTTAAGGGAAGTGTAGCGGGTGGTGCGGTGGTCCTGagggtggtggtagtggtggtggagGAAGTGGTGTTGATCCATTCGATCGGAGCGTGGATTCGAACGAATCGGAGatttgattgattgattgaATGGATGTGAATCGAGAATTTGGGATATGAGATGAAAGGTTGTGTGTGAAAGGAGACGTATTCAGAATTTATGCGGTTTCTTTATTATTCAATTCGATTCAATTATTGGTTATGCCTCGTAGGACTGGGTTACGTAAAGCTTCTGTCTTTCTGTTTCGGATCATCGTTACCAgctcttgtttttcttttcttttttgttttttttttctttaaatttatcattttgatAGATTTTCCTGTGTGATTGTGTTTTTGGTGAAGATTTGGTTTTTAGGATTTAGGTCAGAACTGATGCGAAGTGTTGATTTTTTTCAAGGTAGACTAAAATCTTAAAGACTTTTcatttaagtgaaataaaaacggtaaaaaccAGTCAATTTCAATGAAATAATGATGATAttctaagaaaaagaaaatgtacggctatatttaaattagtttgattcttttaataaatattagcGAACACACATACGCTGTCGCGCATGTATatccacatttttttaatttttataagattaataatatttatttttaaaacatatataataaattttaaaatagttgttaaataaaataattgttaaaaaaatatttttagagtaacggtcaaaataaaaaaataaaaaaaaacggttaaaaataaactaattataaaataattaatttttaaaatattaattaagggtaaaattggaaaatgaaaagtggacacaaaaagaagaatcccctttatatattgttatagatatataaaataaaaaattaatagatattttaggattttattttattttatactctcttttaatatattaggAATATATTAGGAATatcttgaatatattcaaaggTGATATATTAGgatataaaaattgattattttaaaacaataatagaatatatttaacctaataagtaaatttcaatgaaatagtgatattataagaagaaaaagatatgCCGAATTGTGTTTAAactagtttgattttttttaataaatatgtaaaaaatgtaTAGATATTTTAggatcttttttttcttttgtatcaCCTTTCAacatattaagaaatattttgaaaatattaagaaaacatATCTTAAGatctaataattgattattaggttaaatatgtgttccgtcatgaaaattgaaattattaaatctttaaattttgatctaatttagtctttcaactttagaaatgtgtggatttagtcatttttaccaaaatttgttgagtttatttgacatttcaaacgtatttcataataacatttgaattgtttatatcatttgattttttttgcttCAGTGTTAGTTAaaaaactatcatgaaacatgtttcAAATGTCAAATAGATTTAactaaatttggttaaaaggactaaatccatgcatttataaagttgagggactaaattgggtcaaagtttcaaaaaatgaCCAATTCCAATTTTCGCTGAAAgttaaaccaaaaacatatttaacccttgattattttcaaaaagattTCAATCAAATATGTTTAACATACATATGTATGTTTATCCATGGTTTTAAGAAACTATAAATACAACATACAATTATAGGTAGTAGTCATTGAATTCTCTCATTCACTATTATATACTCATATATTCTACAATTCCTTAAAACTCTTATTGACTTGAGCGTTGGAGAGTCTTTTACAGGTATATTAGCAAATATGCTAGCTCTAATCCCATAGTGGATACCAAATGTTCTTACTGGATTTGGACAAAATGTTTGTAAGGTGAAAGGAGTGAGATTCTCAAGAGTTGAGTTGATAGCTCAAGAGTGAGAAATTGATCAATGTTGTTCGAAGATTAAAATACATGATGTGTAGTATTGCTTGTATGTGCTAAATTGATTTGTATTCATACATTATGTGTGTCAACGAAAGTAGTAAGTCTAGTAAATGCAAAGGCTAAATCTTAGCATCAAACAAGTTTAAGGATTAGACGAGTCAAGGTGTCAGACGAGTTTAACAATAGAAATCATTAGGTGAATGCATTAGATGACCTAAGTATCTATGTTAGAGAAATAAAGTGTTAGATGACTAAGGCATTAGACAACAAAGGGTTAGACAACCTAAGACAACTTAAGTCACTAGACGACCTAAGTGTCAGACAACCAATGTCTTAGATAAGCCAAAGCAGCTTAAGTCATTAGACGACCTAAGTGTCAAATGAACTTTGATGTTGAAATATTTATGACGTGCTTTGAAACAAGTTTTTGATCTCTAATTAAtcattcaaattaatatattgatACAATTGTTTGAAACAGAGATTCAATGAAATGAATTACAACGAATAGTATCCTTCTGAAAGAAGTAAGTTTTTAAATCAAACGTTCAAATGAAATTAGTATTGAGAAATATCTTATGAAGTTGTAACCTGTGAGCTTTATTCTCCTTTGAGAGAGTGTCATTTGCTTATTGTTGTAATTAAGAGTTCTTGATCTCAAGGGGAGATTGAGAAGGATACCTAGAGAGGTTGATACTCGGTGTAACTTGGAGAGGTTTGTACTCGTGTACTTAGAGAGATTGAAACTCGTGTAACCTAGAGAGGGTGATACTCGTTCAAGATTAAAGTTATTGATTAGTGGAACTTCTTAAGAAGGTTGCTTAAGGGACTAAACGTCGCCTTAAGTAGATGTGAACCGGTATAAATTTGTTGTGTGCATTCTCTTTATCCTTACACCTCTATTTTCAAGTAGTAAATTCGTTTGTAATTATATACTTATGCgcatgttttgaattttttttaggcTTTATTCATCCCCTTTCATTAAGCCACATTACACCAACATCTACATATGCATGTTCCCAATACAATTAAGCTTGGATGCCTCAACATCCATAAGCTACCAATACAATTAAGCTCGAATGCAATTGACATCCGCAAGCTACTAATATAATTAAGCTTAGATGCATTCAACAACTACAGGCTACCTAACTAAGCTTGAATGCATCAATATCTGCAAACTATTAATACAATTAAGCTTGTATTCCAGATATCTACAAGTTACTCGTTAAAGCTTGGATCTCAGATATCCACAAGCTACTCATTAAAGCTTAGATCTCCAAACATCTAAGAGTTACTCATTAAATCTCAGATTCCATATATCTATAAGGTACTCGTTAAAGCTCATATCCTTAGATATCTACAAGctacatacaaaataaaatcaattaaagctTGGATCCAAGTCATCTTATGTCTACTTAAAACACGTTAAATTAAAGTCATTTAATGTATTCCATTAATCATATCAAAGTAATCCAAATTGAATATGTGGAAGtcattttgaaataaatgaCCACATTGGGTGAAAGTAATCATCCAAAACCATTTTGAAAATACAATTAATTATCCATGTTGATATTAAGTTAATGGTAAAACATGTTCATTCATTATTGGATCTATTGCAtcttgtcaacacccaatttcgtttAGGAAAATAAGtttgttcttaaaaaataataaaaaatatatgtttttaattaatgatagaaaaaacaaaaaaaaagggaaaaaaagtgtaatattttttctttaaactttctagcattaaaagaaaaaaaagaaaggagaacccaatttgtttttaattgtcaCATTCTTTATATGAGCCCAAatgttttatacatatttaCACTCCTCACATGGCATGTTAGAAAAGGATATTTTAAAATCTCTGTTTTTTAAAGAAGggtacaattttaataattaaaagcaaatattcccggtaataatatttttagagaaGGGTACGgttttaataattagaagcaaatattctcgataataatgtttttcaaagaattgtatgattttaataattagaagcaaatattcCTGGTAAtcattagaatcaattatatgaatattatgttatgatttgagTTACGTAATATGTTGCATCAGGATCTTCATGTACCAGAAAATATATGATTCTAATCATTACAGGCaatatttcttaataatttataattaataccCTAGATATTATGCGAcgatttaatttctataatatttttcatcgggaccaattccttcctcatatatttcattataattaaagacGAGGATTACAGTGGTTTCCCAAGGTGtctatataagcacaaaatcTCTCCAATGCAAGACACACAAAAAAATTCCACACTTCTCTTCCTTTTTCTCATTACCATAGCACACACAAAAATAGGATCACCTCTATATCCTCTCAATTGGATTTGCTCTATTTATGGCCTTGAAAGGTAAGTTCTTTTCTGCTTCTAATGTTTTTCATGTATTTatgagaataataaaattaatgggtTGTGAATTTTGATGTCATTACTCTGTTACAATATCAAGTGTATGATTGTTGACTCAATATACTACTGAACGTGTTTGGGGTATGATGTTATGTAATTTAAGGACTGAATTCATGATTGATATGTGTCGTATGACAACATTATAAACTCCTTTGTAAGCTCTTAATTCTcctctttttaaaaaataaaaacaaaaattataaattgtactctttttatatataatttttggaaATCATGTCAAGTGTTGGATTTGTTtgataacttaaatatttttattttgttgaatcTCAGATTctctttataataaaaaaaattcaaatctaaaattaaaaatatcaaccaacaaatattcttttataaagaACTTCGTTATCCCTGATTTTCTAGATGGAAATACGTAAGAGTGAGGTAAAATCCTTGTCGaacctaaaaaaataaaaaaaataataataattttgtttgtttctttattattttgtatatgtatttattttgtttgatttttggggaacaacaaatattttaaaaagctACTTTTATTTTGCATACTTAATTAAAGGGAACTGTCTTAGGACAGACGTTATGAGGTGCTAATTCCTTCCCCACACATAACTGACTCCCaaacccaaatttggtttcaaagttttttttttttaatttttgtatatagttttccataataaactatggtggcgactcctctgtaccttttaaattattttcatcattccgccgcgatttcggttgcgacacaTCTCATTTACATTTAGCTTGGAAGGCTTGTGTACTACCCtaaaaaatattaggaaaaTATTTGTGAGATACTTAATATTGTTGGTgttagggatggcaatgggACGAGGACAAGTTTCGGAATCTCATACCCATCCCTATAAAAAACTTCATtcacatccccatacccaagcCCAATGGAtattaaacttttgtcccatccccatcccacCGGCGTTACTCATACTCATATCCACTTTCTTACtgtttcaatatcaattaattaattttcataaaataatataaaattacagtaaaggaaatataaaattatcaaatatttagtattAAGTATAGgtttgtttctttgatatcaaatatttagaaagaaattataattgtatacatttcaaattagaataccaaacaaaatttcataaaaaccaaaacatttattaaatttgcaataGAATACcaactaaaatttcatgagaaccaaaacatttattaaatttgcaaacattaatgaaacctagttgataaaatttaaaaatattttaaaaaaaatataaaaggaaaacaaatatccaaattaaaatatgttttaaaagtctatttactttaattttttaaattctaatgaatatcttttttatacactaataaaaattataatacatcacttaatcaaaatcatgtaaagaataaagattgaagtaataataataaattttcagcataggtcttgtatcttttgaacttcaatatatattggatgatgataaaaaaaggattcatagcaattatattaaatttttatattatagtaaataaaatttatttatacaattataatgacaaaattaaagttggataatgagttagaaaaaaaaaatagttatataaaatataaaaaaatagtattcgacatgataaaaataaacaaaaaatacaaataataaaaaagtttcaaatatATGTCTTGgaaaaaatttgagatattattgAATGAAATTGCACAAAGGAAAGCATACATATAATTACatgtatgataagatgaaaaataccttagaaatttttttaaatatcaacatagtcaatgattgagaaataacgaaaattgttttagcaaaaaaaaaagttcttcaaatgaaaccaaaattaataataatagagcaaagaagataaatttttaatattacctagtaaatgaaagattCATGTTATTAAACACTTGAATTGAGAGTGtttaacattttcatgtgaaaggaagatatataataaataaaaatattaaaacaatagaaatattcaaatatgagacataaaaattatttaattaacatacatcaattgaacataattggataaaggttatgataagacgaacaatatattggagatgcaaaagaatttcataaaaaacaaacaaatagaagaattaaacaataaaaattgtgtagtaattaatatatatatatatatatatatatatatataatattaataaattgactatgaatatttttataatttaaacgGGAATGGAGATATGGTGGGGAcaggtattatggcgggtatggGGACGGAGACGGGACGAATATGTACATCCAATGGTAGATCTTTACCAGTAAATTTGAagggaccaaaataatatatttaaaatttatatatttaattattgttattaatttaacaaaaatgtatataattaagtattgaatttctatttagaaaaattatagtttttaagttgtattttatgtataatccattttaaataaatttttctaatttcatctatttcacttttttatttattggatACTCTCATATTTGAGAATGTCTCCTAGTTAAgtttcaaagaattaatatgaaactccaACCTATAATTCTTCGAATATTAAGAAATGATTCATCTAATTTGATCATTGGATCTTATTATCAtgtttgaaaatatgtaaagaagTAAATCTATCTTGTTTCCATCTTAACATATATCTTCCCTTTActcactttaaaaaaatgattatattattttatttttcatcaatatacttatttaaaaaaatttaagactaaaaataatttatcaaaatttagtcgAAAATTGAGAGACGTAACTACTAAAAGAATTATATGATGATCaagcaaaaactaaaaaatggttatgaaaaaacatatattatataacttttccttctatattcataaaatataaatatacaaaacaattatgagactaaaaaataatgacttttaaactaatatttcagtATCAAGAGATAATAGAGAATAACATTTCTATCTTAAAACGGGGACGAGGACGGGGTGGGTAtatacatccccatacccaattgaaaaagtcagagattcccatacccaattgaaaaagtcggggattcctaTACTCATATCCGTACCCAGTCAGTGCGGAGATTCCTTGTCAAAATAGGACAAGTTCAGGTAATACTCACGGGGatgagtttatttgtcatctctagttGGTGCAAGATGACTCTAGAACGAGGTTGAATAGAGTCTATAAACATTTTAAACGTTATGTGCAGATATAAAGGGATtaagacaaaatataagaaatagaCTATACACACAAAATTTATACTACTTCAGTCTTAACACAAGGATACATTCAATCTTTTAAGCACCTAGCTTAAGAAATTCCACTAATGAAATATCCTAATTTGATTACACTGAATATTAACCTCTCCAAGTATCACAAGTATTAACCTCTCTAGATATTGCAATTATCAACCTCTTCAGGTATCATGAGGTAAGTGAGTACAATCTCTCCATATAACAAGTATAAACCTCTTTTGGTATAACCTTCTTAATCTTCTTCTGAGAATAAGAACTCTCAAGTATTAATGAAAAAGACACTTTCAAGTTAAAGAGCAAAATCAAAGTTCGGAGGGTATACTTTACTATATGAAgaatattacaataattaagCTCTTAGCCTAAGTATGTTTACATAAGACTTTTTTAGATTTGACTTTATACACTCAACGTCTGCTCTTCttgtatttgttctttttccTCTTGATTTCTTTGTATATTCACTTCgtgctttttatttttgtgcatGTAGATatctttcttttcatctttGTATTGTtccttaatttataaatattttgttggtTAGAGTAGTTGAtgttgaaattatattttgatttaatttagaaCCTTTGATGTGATTATATGactttttatcaataattgagactttattttgattaagataatcactttaactaaaattaatcaaaaattgtactttggttaattagctttttacttgATAAAAAGGCAAAAGAATATACATGATTAGACATGGTAAAATTTagttgagactgtactttgattaatagtgaggatgccaacaaaatCAAgattttacattgattaatttgaaaatctaagacaataattaattaaacaataatctttagataaccaatAATGTTGTTGTAGTTGAGTAGTATTCATTTGATCACGTCATTGAAAAATTTATCAATCTTTAAATGttgtaaaatgaaaatattgattcAAATCAAAAGAGATACAAGAATGAATAAAAGAAGTTCATCCCCAATGCCAAGCGTCACACACCTTCAAAGTTCTTTTGCCTAACCATTTCCGCCTGGCGAAACCATCCCCAATGCCAG from Vigna unguiculata cultivar IT97K-499-35 chromosome 8, ASM411807v1, whole genome shotgun sequence encodes:
- the LOC114193719 gene encoding uncharacterized protein LOC114193719 isoform X3, with protein sequence MDQHHFLHHHYHHPQDHRTTRYTSLNPQSHHHHHHHSNLPPPPPAPPPPLSYHRTLHAAPLSQPYTPSTPQPQQQQQQQFSFNHHTSLPHRTLEDDSRSLTYDLLPRRTTAIPWNPNPRTDDFDREFHHHHHRPPPPPPPPIETLRYDPGRRDRLVVDAYEQNPREALAWGGGDYHAPSQGDVEPAPYVRVYSVECDTDVAGRGSRVESKRWVMSDRERERERGRELHESSSNLVSKGSNSDKYYHGSDNVDRYSRGNSRERGHEFARTPPKKQVQKKSALLRIQTVKPNHRNREVEQLRYPGYGPEGSNGFFRGKEPYLAHGVKGEEREGSPVEIDISFESNSLVAKAIVAPPSSSVSVPDLNVTPVLDSDLGSGEKNKRVSGSDGYYSGLQQPYRMSSVVVVDLNRSPCKGNDRSGLRKEVNVRKSVKNSSSRSRTREADDSRGKNAVPNSVKAGNVCSGKSTITVVKKKRIVKRMVKRKACLNSMTSVPNSLPAERLPGTVEVESAALVSSTASNPEKIEANSDEKSNIVEEVPDCLHSLPKEGNVLKEDKEGGLPQLSLGPDSTSQDCESDKDSDNREVSRFEIERDGNISKFPSRASSSEDKKSDSGCLDVNNDVFDNGNIIFMHDNANTSDCLGANNSVPGTDTVTEFLSGSTISEVNHMDYGNKQLSQNEGSLSVGNYSNVQSPLNNNLVDAGDEILKTSDTFSSSRKIRIQDGLDCLQHSSALKQGSDNGSSNLEDCIVHGSGIMHDAGNQLAHGDVTMHPENCETEKTFPDSNILAGSGEGNTKKIKKRKARTQLNILSSEMESLSPDHVNPVSLANNVDGGTGLMSKDPSASIVLDQSVQNDVDSITGLDGVTALHEEGEFLETQFYAANNNNDDANEVSPSSKRKKVTANPNFTQCQSEISAVIVVTTTSDVETPVNLNDNQEHQKEFALSSMGMCIPSSVQSMPYSESITKMSDNIFSGGSFDSTDANRETMSSEYSELQHSDIVSFSPCEDLAFQNDHFSPLEGECKENITPVVLVSNTQIGVLGVGNTLGEKTDLQAVKGNYQYRDFVQRSPRPDMEPNDLNVKNDLLAQQNLMSCPTSGDEVTTSNSNDEFIVDAPGALSDIFSQGMASEVPDRRSLEFTAINDENICGVEENTSSVHQTIQNSRSDSAFGHSNMITKKTISEPSQVSSKVTTQALNSYRFGLSGTKNQSGSVIPKTFPGHSFTFLKSETKTSASSTHVSKPRTWHRTGNNPPISVPRINSVRTVPPKRPILERKGNFQNTSYVRKGNSLVRKPTPVPALPQISSVNKSSSSGFGEISKSTKSESRADVTDQPMYLRAGATYSQQRQRQRTPPLPIDTKSEENTSSSLVEPSGGSCENVSDPKTFIEINNNAQNSSEDALKHCEILENQPVPSDNGESQVEVNEGNPLSLNTKRIVYIKPKTNQLVATSNSCDVSVSTDDNGQTAFSDGYYKRRKNQLVRTTFESHTNQTAVVPNGMANSDGQGTSNALCNTRFSKKRLHKAVRSSCKRSRASLVWTLCSKNSSEHDRNSRHNQKVLPQLFRWKRATFASSFNSSSVSAISKKLLQLRKRDTVYTRSKHGFSLWKSRVLGVGGCSLKWSKSIEKNSKQANEEATLAVAAVERKKREQKNAVCISSQSKMVECAGERIFRIGSVRYRMDPSRRTLQRISVDESQSSGSTSSGLASKSAYIPRRLVIGNDEYVRIGNGNQLIRDPKKRTRKLANEKVRWSLHTARQRLARKQKYCQFFTRFGKCKKDGGKCPYIHDPSKIAVCTKFLNGLCSTPNCKLTHQVIPERMPDCSYFLQGLCSNSNCPYRHVNVNPNASICEGFLRGYCADGNECRKKHSYVCPTFEATGSCTEGSKCKLHHPKKQSKGKKRKRSGDQNKTRGRYFGSIPAADVSESGMMVAPNRHKQSSEIEEELSDYISLDVMSEEVADTDDLSFDPAELCENDSLDDLDELIKPVLLLKTKFTSQSPDSYLPRKWWRLRSFVNEVI